One window of the Dehalococcoidia bacterium genome contains the following:
- a CDS encoding ABC transporter substrate-binding protein, protein MLLATEPACLDIYTCVNAHWWVAPAYNLLVQRDPQEGIKLFPDLAESWQLSPDGRTFTIHIRKNVKFQDGTLLTADDVAFNVQRIITPLQGDIPQLAWALGPVTEQVNTVDSQTIQVKLKYPFAPFLELFAIDFFPMYSKSFMLEKRGDLRAKPPIGTGPFEYQSYTPGVGARLVRNANYWDSGLPYLDGIQLILVKDRATQKAALRTHSVDLAGRIFESFSPAEVAEIRQQAPAIVFKPSNSSAGVGLYLNTRKKPFDDPRVRQAVYLSIDRGAAVKIIAEGDGLIGGLFSNYPGWGLTQEELGKLPGFRDKTSEREQAKKLLVEAGYPQGFSVSVLARPVPLLQTTAIFVTGQLQSINVRGVVDPQTDAAFYPRALKGDFDVAVGAGANVALDPLMQGRFFVPGGVLNYTGNSDPKLVQLWSQQMSENDIGKRRELIRDIETHVLGQYTFIPIVWPRTYQAHWPNVHDVVIPATDYTGNRLDRIWLSP, encoded by the coding sequence ATGCTTTTGGCTACCGAACCGGCGTGCCTGGACATATACACTTGCGTCAACGCTCATTGGTGGGTGGCACCAGCGTACAATTTGCTCGTGCAACGCGACCCACAAGAAGGCATCAAACTGTTTCCTGACTTGGCAGAAAGCTGGCAACTTAGCCCTGATGGGCGCACGTTCACAATCCACATTCGAAAGAACGTCAAATTCCAGGATGGGACGCTGCTAACAGCCGACGACGTCGCGTTCAACGTTCAAAGAATCATCACGCCCCTGCAAGGCGATATCCCTCAATTGGCTTGGGCTTTAGGACCGGTGACAGAGCAAGTGAACACCGTGGATTCACAAACGATTCAAGTAAAACTGAAATATCCTTTCGCGCCTTTTCTAGAGCTATTCGCCATCGACTTTTTCCCGATGTATTCTAAGAGCTTTATGCTGGAAAAGCGCGGAGACTTGCGCGCGAAGCCCCCCATTGGTACAGGCCCGTTCGAGTATCAGAGCTATACGCCGGGCGTCGGGGCAAGACTTGTTAGGAACGCCAATTACTGGGATAGCGGGCTTCCGTATCTTGATGGGATTCAACTGATCCTGGTCAAGGACCGCGCCACTCAAAAGGCCGCTCTGCGAACTCATTCGGTCGATTTGGCCGGTCGTATTTTCGAATCCTTTAGTCCTGCAGAGGTCGCTGAAATCAGGCAGCAAGCGCCCGCAATCGTCTTCAAACCCAGCAATTCATCGGCAGGAGTTGGGTTGTATCTTAACACTCGTAAGAAGCCCTTTGATGACCCCCGTGTACGTCAAGCGGTTTATCTCTCGATTGACCGTGGTGCGGCAGTCAAGATCATAGCCGAAGGAGACGGTCTGATCGGCGGACTGTTCAGCAATTATCCTGGCTGGGGACTCACTCAAGAGGAACTCGGCAAGCTACCGGGCTTTCGTGACAAGACTTCTGAGCGCGAACAAGCAAAAAAACTACTTGTGGAAGCGGGTTATCCCCAGGGATTTTCGGTCTCGGTTCTTGCTCGCCCGGTCCCCCTGCTGCAAACGACGGCGATTTTCGTCACCGGACAACTCCAAAGCATAAACGTACGCGGAGTGGTGGATCCGCAGACAGACGCTGCCTTCTACCCGCGGGCGCTCAAAGGGGACTTTGATGTGGCAGTCGGGGCGGGTGCAAATGTAGCCCTTGACCCACTGATGCAGGGTCGTTTTTTCGTGCCCGGTGGCGTGCTCAACTATACCGGCAATAGTGATCCCAAACTTGTCCAATTATGGTCTCAGCAGATGAGCGAGAATGACATCGGCAAACGCCGCGAACTCATTCGGGATATCGAGACCCACGTCTTGGGGCAATACACATTCATCCCTATCGTTTGGCCTCGTACTTACCAGGCGCATTGGCCAAACGTGCACGATGTTGTCATTCCGGCAACAGATTACACAGGCAATCGTCTGGACCGTATCTGGCTGAGCCCGTAG
- the miaA gene encoding tRNA (adenosine(37)-N6)-dimethylallyltransferase MiaA codes for MNRVSGGYPQTPGGSGSDAPAPHRGLSPSRPSHVIPVSPRGVVAIVGPTGVGKSALALHLAQALGGEIVNADSRQVYRGMDIGTAKPSPEERSLVPHHLFDFVDPDGEFSLALYQEKANAAIQDILSRGRLPLLVGGSGLYIWAVLEGVRVPRVPPDAAFRSAMQERAERDGPQALFAELEAIDPEAACRIDPRNVRRVIRALEVCRATGALFSDLRRKEPPPFESLVIGLALERRELYRRIDARVDAMMAQGWVEEVRALLERGYGLDLPSMSAVGYREIALHLCGDITLEEAVARAKSSVHGFVRHQGAWFRRSNPRIRWLDAAGDPCVPAESLVRAWLVGG; via the coding sequence ATGAATAGGGTGTCCGGGGGATACCCCCAGACCCCCGGCGGGAGCGGGAGCGATGCTCCCGCACCTCACCGCGGGCTTTCACCATCGCGCCCCTCTCATGTAATCCCTGTATCTCCTCGCGGCGTCGTCGCCATCGTGGGGCCGACGGGCGTCGGCAAGAGCGCGCTGGCGCTGCATCTGGCCCAGGCCCTCGGCGGCGAGATCGTGAACGCTGATAGTCGTCAGGTCTATCGCGGCATGGACATCGGCACCGCCAAGCCCTCGCCGGAGGAGCGCTCCCTCGTCCCGCATCACCTCTTCGATTTCGTTGACCCCGACGGGGAATTCAGCCTCGCGCTGTACCAGGAGAAGGCGAACGCCGCCATTCAGGACATCCTGAGCAGGGGCAGGCTCCCCCTTCTCGTCGGGGGCAGCGGCCTGTACATCTGGGCGGTGCTGGAAGGCGTGCGGGTGCCGCGTGTGCCGCCGGACGCCGCGTTCCGGAGCGCCATGCAGGAGCGCGCTGAGCGCGATGGGCCGCAGGCGCTGTTCGCCGAGCTTGAGGCGATTGATCCGGAGGCCGCGTGCCGCATTGACCCGCGCAACGTCCGCCGGGTCATCCGCGCGCTGGAGGTGTGCCGCGCCACGGGCGCACTGTTCTCAGACCTGCGGCGCAAGGAGCCGCCGCCGTTCGAGTCGCTGGTTATAGGGCTTGCTTTGGAGCGGCGGGAGCTGTACCGGCGCATTGACGCGCGCGTGGACGCCATGATGGCGCAGGGGTGGGTGGAGGAGGTGCGCGCATTGCTGGAGCGGGGCTATGGCCTTGACCTGCCTTCCATGTCGGCGGTAGGCTATAGGGAGATTGCCCTGCACCTATGTGGAGACATAACATTGGAGGAAGCAGTCGCGCGAGCCAAGTCGAGCGTGCACGGTTTTGTGCGGCATCAGGGCGCGTGGTTCCGCCGGAGCAATCCGCGCATCCGCTGGCTGGACGCCGCGGGCGATCCGTGCGTTCCCGCCGAGTCGCTGGTGCGCGCGTGGCTGGTGGGCGGGTAG
- the dapF gene encoding diaminopimelate epimerase, with amino-acid sequence MKFLKMHGTGNDFVILESLPTAADWPDWARRICDRHFGVGADGLIIAQASRVADLRMRIFNPDGSEAEMCGNGVRCFTKFVLESGRVDRQRSPLKVETSAGVITLWPRWADGQVTHVRVGMGQPRFAPQEIPVSLPGKDGAGKGPVRDYPLDVGGHRLALTFVSMGNPHAIHFLDDANGFPLLEVGPKVERHALFPSRTNFEIVQKLGEGRLRVRVWERGAGATLACGTGACAVMVAAQLKGLVGREAQVEMPGGPLAVEWDGAGEVFMIGPAEAVFEGEMRPEAVGIRPHA; translated from the coding sequence ATGAAGTTCCTCAAGATGCACGGCACGGGCAACGACTTCGTCATCCTGGAGTCGCTGCCGACCGCCGCCGACTGGCCGGACTGGGCGCGGCGCATCTGCGACCGCCACTTCGGCGTGGGCGCCGACGGCCTGATCATCGCGCAGGCGAGCCGCGTCGCCGACCTGCGCATGCGCATCTTCAACCCGGACGGCTCGGAGGCGGAGATGTGCGGCAACGGCGTGCGCTGCTTTACCAAGTTCGTTCTGGAGAGCGGTCGGGTGGACCGTCAACGCTCTCCCCTCAAGGTGGAGACGAGCGCGGGGGTCATCACGCTCTGGCCCCGGTGGGCGGACGGGCAGGTGACGCACGTGCGCGTGGGGATGGGCCAGCCGCGCTTTGCCCCACAGGAGATACCCGTCAGTCTGCCGGGCAAGGACGGCGCCGGAAAAGGGCCTGTCCGGGACTACCCGCTGGACGTGGGCGGCCATCGGCTCGCGCTGACGTTCGTCTCCATGGGCAATCCGCATGCCATCCACTTCCTGGACGATGCCAACGGGTTCCCGCTGCTGGAAGTCGGGCCCAAAGTGGAGCGCCACGCGCTGTTCCCGAGCCGCACCAACTTCGAGATCGTGCAGAAGCTGGGCGAGGGCCGCCTGCGGGTGCGCGTATGGGAGCGCGGTGCGGGAGCCACGCTCGCGTGCGGGACGGGGGCGTGCGCCGTCATGGTGGCCGCCCAGCTCAAGGGCCTCGTCGGACGGGAGGCGCAGGTGGAGATGCCGGGCGGCCCGCTGGCCGTGGAGTGGGACGGCGCGGGCGAGGTGTTCATGATCGGCCCGGCGGAGGCCGTGTTCGAGGGCGAGATGCGGCCTGAAGCCGTCGGCATCAGGCCGCATGCCTAG
- a CDS encoding MOSC domain-containing protein — translation MPSVGRVVAVCASPHTGVPKPPQPVITVGAQGVEGDFHAGPINRHKKSGPPEPNRRQVSIVAREATDAVSVALGIRLRPGDLAENVLVEGLGDLSQLQPGDRLRLGERVVVEVTGQNKPCKTLAVHHPDIVAAFTGRRGVVAVVVATGEVRPCDRVEVTRTPAAEAIDKEAASL, via the coding sequence ATGCCTAGCGTGGGGCGGGTCGTCGCCGTCTGCGCCAGTCCCCATACGGGCGTGCCCAAGCCGCCTCAGCCTGTCATCACGGTCGGCGCGCAGGGCGTCGAGGGCGACTTTCACGCGGGCCCGATCAACCGCCACAAGAAGTCCGGCCCGCCGGAGCCGAACCGCCGCCAGGTCAGTATCGTCGCGCGCGAGGCGACCGACGCCGTCAGCGTCGCGCTGGGCATCCGCCTGCGCCCGGGCGACCTTGCCGAGAACGTGCTGGTCGAGGGGCTTGGCGACCTCTCGCAGCTTCAGCCCGGCGACCGCCTGCGCCTCGGCGAGCGCGTGGTGGTGGAGGTCACGGGCCAGAACAAGCCGTGCAAGACCCTCGCCGTGCACCATCCGGACATCGTCGCCGCGTTCACGGGGCGTCGCGGCGTCGTGGCGGTCGTCGTCGCGACGGGCGAGGTGCGGCCCTGTGACAGGGTGGAGGTGACGCGGACGCCCGCCGCGGAAGCGATTGACAAAGAGGCGGCGTCACTCTAA
- a CDS encoding LL-diaminopimelate aminotransferase → MDFKFARRVQQLPPYLFVEISRKIAEKRARGIDVVSFAIGDPDIPTPPHIVDRLIEASRDPANHRYPETDGLPEFRKAVAGWYERRFGLTFHPDKEVLPLIGSKEGIGHMALCFIDPGDVALVPDPGYPVYSVGTLFAGGESYYMPLAEENGYLPDLDAIPQSVAQRAKVMWLNYPNNPTAAVADLGFFERAVHFAKKYGVAICHDGPYSEVAFDGYKPVSFLQAKGARDVGVEFHSLSKSYNMTGWRIGMVVGNEKLVNALMRVKSNLDSGIPQAIQLAAVAALNGPQGCVDEHNRIYQRRRDRLAPALAKMGLRVTPPKASLYIWARLPQGQKSIDFAARLLDEINVVVTPGIGYGPSGEGYIRLSMTLSDDKLEEGVRRMSAWKGLKG, encoded by the coding sequence ATGGACTTCAAGTTCGCTCGACGGGTGCAGCAGCTTCCCCCGTACCTCTTCGTGGAGATCTCTCGCAAGATTGCCGAGAAGCGGGCCAGGGGCATTGACGTCGTCTCCTTCGCCATCGGCGACCCCGACATCCCGACGCCGCCGCACATCGTTGACCGCCTCATCGAGGCCTCGCGCGACCCCGCGAACCATCGCTATCCGGAGACGGACGGCCTGCCGGAGTTCCGCAAGGCGGTGGCGGGCTGGTACGAGCGGCGCTTCGGCCTGACCTTCCACCCGGACAAGGAGGTCCTGCCGCTCATCGGCTCCAAGGAAGGCATCGGGCACATGGCGCTCTGCTTCATTGACCCGGGCGACGTGGCGCTGGTGCCGGACCCGGGCTACCCGGTGTACAGCGTCGGCACGCTCTTCGCGGGGGGCGAGTCCTACTACATGCCCCTGGCGGAGGAGAACGGCTATCTGCCGGACCTGGACGCCATCCCGCAGTCGGTGGCGCAGCGGGCGAAGGTGATGTGGCTCAACTATCCGAACAACCCGACCGCGGCCGTCGCCGACCTGGGCTTCTTCGAGCGGGCCGTCCACTTCGCGAAGAAGTACGGCGTCGCGATATGCCACGACGGGCCGTACAGCGAGGTAGCCTTCGACGGCTACAAGCCGGTAAGCTTCCTGCAGGCGAAGGGCGCGCGGGACGTGGGCGTGGAGTTCCACTCGCTGTCCAAGAGCTACAACATGACCGGCTGGCGCATCGGCATGGTGGTGGGCAACGAGAAGCTGGTGAACGCGCTCATGCGGGTCAAGTCGAACCTGGACTCGGGCATCCCGCAGGCCATCCAGCTCGCGGCGGTGGCGGCGCTGAACGGCCCGCAGGGCTGCGTGGACGAGCACAACCGCATCTACCAGCGTCGCCGCGACCGGCTGGCGCCTGCCCTTGCAAAGATGGGCTTGCGCGTCACGCCGCCGAAGGCGAGCCTGTACATCTGGGCGCGTCTGCCGCAGGGGCAGAAGTCCATTGACTTCGCGGCGCGGCTGCTCGACGAGATCAACGTGGTCGTGACGCCGGGCATTGGCTACGGGCCGTCCGGCGAGGGGTACATCCGCCTCTCCATGACGTTGTCCGACGACAAGCTGGAGGAGGGTGTGCGCCGCATGAGCGCGTGGAAGGGACTGAAGGGGTAG